In Nicotiana tabacum cultivar K326 chromosome 11, ASM71507v2, whole genome shotgun sequence, a single window of DNA contains:
- the LOC107816399 gene encoding uncharacterized protein LOC107816399 isoform X3 — MSGSCCASVGTCTSGSCSYCLKKVTFKEFVNWVCDDCEVKEPDGLNIKKSDAISVENGDCTSSRHCKATSKAKVDVPETKLKSCQGRDQQLHQPGAGIDLVENCRIAGDSPVVKTSKKRSNPASLRDEKYEQRLVRCSSEQSHESQISIQCNERTQSANVSPLPAKRSKEEVTGPLAREELQARHLKEPCEGDVQPGTQDDSSGMIEKTMSMSSRSNHHEEESTIGNDRRLTPQSRTVVNGDPSQFSKGEQPNEPKHGGQDRAQPLIDFIWRGSFNIWNKEYETFYGQAHLSVKACQKVFEEASLLPASLQLEMLPKSDLWPKSFTISEPTDDNIALYFFPSDIRWEKVFDQLVEKMISNELALRAIVTNAELLVFTSTELPLLYWRFQGKHYLWGVFRAKRDSSRNTMMPNGKRESATHPTPGNELAVKDGGDVANAKTWDQSPLSPLSNNASLGSATS, encoded by the exons CTACTGCCTTAAAAAAGTCACCTTCAAGGAATTTGTCAACTGGGTCTGTGATGACTGTGAAGTGAAGGAGCCAGACGGACTAAACATCAAGAAATCTGATGCCATCTCAGTAGAAAATGGGGATTGCACTAGTTCAAGACATTGTAAAGCAACTTCTAAAGCAAAAGTGGATGTTCCTGAGACAAAATTAAAGAGTTGTCAAGGTAGGGATCAGCAACTTCATCAGCCAGGTGCTGGGATTGATTTGGTAGAGAATTGTCGGATAGCGGGTGATAGTCCAGTTGTGAAGACGAGCAAGAAGAGATCTAATCCTGCTTCATTAAGAGATGAGAAATATGAGCAAAGACTAGTACGTTGCTCTTCTGAGCAATCCCACGAGTCACAGATAAGCATTCAGTGCAATGAACGAACTCAATCAGCTAATGTTTCTCCATTGCCAGCTAAGCGATCAAAGGAAGAAGTTACCGGCCCACTGGCAAGGGAAGAATTGCAAGCTCGTCATTTGAAGGAACCTTGTGAGGGAGATGTTCAGCCTGGCACACAGGATGATTCTTCTGGCATGATTGAAAAGACAATGAGTATGTCGTCCCGTAGCAATCATCATGAAGAGGAATCGACGATTGGAAATGATAGAAGATTAACACCTCAATCTAGAACTGTTGTTAATGGAGATCCTTCTCAATTTTCAAAAGGTGAACAGCCAAATGAACCCAAACATGGTGGCCAAGACCGAGCACAACCTCTTATTGATTTCATTTGGAG GGGTAGTTTTAACATCTGGAACAAAGAGTATGAGACATTTTATGGACAAGCTCACCTTTCAGTTAAAGCATGCCAAAAGGTTTTTGAAGAAGCAAGTTTGCTTCCAGCTTCGCTTCAACTGGAAATGCTTCCAAAATCTGACTTATGGCCTAAGAGTTTCACTATATCAGAGCCGACTGATGATAACATTGCATTGTATTTTTTCCCATCGGACATAAG ATGGGAAAAGGTGTTTGATCAGTTGGTGGAGAAGATGATCAGTAACGAACTTGCTCTTCGAGCAATAGTAACTAATGCCGAGCTTTTGGTTTTCACTTCTACGGAACTACCCCTGCTATACTGGA GATTCCAGGGTAAGCACTACCTCTGGGGTGTTTTCAGAGCAAAGCGAGATTCCAGTAGGAATACTATGATGCCAAATGGGAAGAGAGAATCTGCGACTCATCCAACTCCTGGGAATGAATTGGCGGTCAAAGATGGTGGAGATGTCGCAAATGCCAAAACGTGGGATCAGAGTCCTCTTAGCCCTTTGAGCAACAATGCAAGCCTTGGGTCTGCCACTTCCTGA
- the LOC107816399 gene encoding PHD finger-containing protein 1 isoform X2, whose protein sequence is MCLNCGDEGWTNAFVFCVKCLEVAVHRYCLKKVTFKEFVNWVCDDCEVKEPDGLNIKKSDAISVENGDCTSSRHCKATSKAKVDVPETKLKSCQGRDQQLHQPGAGIDLVENCRIAGDSPVVKTSKKRSNPASLRDEKYEQRLVRCSSEQSHESQISIQCNERTQSANVSPLPAKRSKEEVTGPLAREELQARHLKEPCEGDVQPGTQDDSSGMIEKTMSMSSRSNHHEEESTIGNDRRLTPQSRTVVNGDPSQFSKGEQPNEPKHGGQDRAQPLIDFIWRGSFNIWNKEYETFYGQAHLSVKACQKVFEEASLLPASLQLEMLPKSDLWPKSFTISEPTDDNIALYFFPSDIRWEKVFDQLVEKMISNELALRAIVTNAELLVFTSTELPLLYWRFQGKHYLWGVFRAKRDSSRNTMMPNGKRESATHPTPGNELAVKDGGDVANAKTWDQSPLSPLSNNASLGSATS, encoded by the exons CTACTGCCTTAAAAAAGTCACCTTCAAGGAATTTGTCAACTGGGTCTGTGATGACTGTGAAGTGAAGGAGCCAGACGGACTAAACATCAAGAAATCTGATGCCATCTCAGTAGAAAATGGGGATTGCACTAGTTCAAGACATTGTAAAGCAACTTCTAAAGCAAAAGTGGATGTTCCTGAGACAAAATTAAAGAGTTGTCAAGGTAGGGATCAGCAACTTCATCAGCCAGGTGCTGGGATTGATTTGGTAGAGAATTGTCGGATAGCGGGTGATAGTCCAGTTGTGAAGACGAGCAAGAAGAGATCTAATCCTGCTTCATTAAGAGATGAGAAATATGAGCAAAGACTAGTACGTTGCTCTTCTGAGCAATCCCACGAGTCACAGATAAGCATTCAGTGCAATGAACGAACTCAATCAGCTAATGTTTCTCCATTGCCAGCTAAGCGATCAAAGGAAGAAGTTACCGGCCCACTGGCAAGGGAAGAATTGCAAGCTCGTCATTTGAAGGAACCTTGTGAGGGAGATGTTCAGCCTGGCACACAGGATGATTCTTCTGGCATGATTGAAAAGACAATGAGTATGTCGTCCCGTAGCAATCATCATGAAGAGGAATCGACGATTGGAAATGATAGAAGATTAACACCTCAATCTAGAACTGTTGTTAATGGAGATCCTTCTCAATTTTCAAAAGGTGAACAGCCAAATGAACCCAAACATGGTGGCCAAGACCGAGCACAACCTCTTATTGATTTCATTTGGAG GGGTAGTTTTAACATCTGGAACAAAGAGTATGAGACATTTTATGGACAAGCTCACCTTTCAGTTAAAGCATGCCAAAAGGTTTTTGAAGAAGCAAGTTTGCTTCCAGCTTCGCTTCAACTGGAAATGCTTCCAAAATCTGACTTATGGCCTAAGAGTTTCACTATATCAGAGCCGACTGATGATAACATTGCATTGTATTTTTTCCCATCGGACATAAG ATGGGAAAAGGTGTTTGATCAGTTGGTGGAGAAGATGATCAGTAACGAACTTGCTCTTCGAGCAATAGTAACTAATGCCGAGCTTTTGGTTTTCACTTCTACGGAACTACCCCTGCTATACTGGA GATTCCAGGGTAAGCACTACCTCTGGGGTGTTTTCAGAGCAAAGCGAGATTCCAGTAGGAATACTATGATGCCAAATGGGAAGAGAGAATCTGCGACTCATCCAACTCCTGGGAATGAATTGGCGGTCAAAGATGGTGGAGATGTCGCAAATGCCAAAACGTGGGATCAGAGTCCTCTTAGCCCTTTGAGCAACAATGCAAGCCTTGGGTCTGCCACTTCCTGA
- the LOC107816399 gene encoding PHD finger-containing protein 1 isoform X1: protein MVTMCLNCGDEGWTNAFVFCVKCLEVAVHRYCLKKVTFKEFVNWVCDDCEVKEPDGLNIKKSDAISVENGDCTSSRHCKATSKAKVDVPETKLKSCQGRDQQLHQPGAGIDLVENCRIAGDSPVVKTSKKRSNPASLRDEKYEQRLVRCSSEQSHESQISIQCNERTQSANVSPLPAKRSKEEVTGPLAREELQARHLKEPCEGDVQPGTQDDSSGMIEKTMSMSSRSNHHEEESTIGNDRRLTPQSRTVVNGDPSQFSKGEQPNEPKHGGQDRAQPLIDFIWRGSFNIWNKEYETFYGQAHLSVKACQKVFEEASLLPASLQLEMLPKSDLWPKSFTISEPTDDNIALYFFPSDIRWEKVFDQLVEKMISNELALRAIVTNAELLVFTSTELPLLYWRFQGKHYLWGVFRAKRDSSRNTMMPNGKRESATHPTPGNELAVKDGGDVANAKTWDQSPLSPLSNNASLGSATS, encoded by the exons CTACTGCCTTAAAAAAGTCACCTTCAAGGAATTTGTCAACTGGGTCTGTGATGACTGTGAAGTGAAGGAGCCAGACGGACTAAACATCAAGAAATCTGATGCCATCTCAGTAGAAAATGGGGATTGCACTAGTTCAAGACATTGTAAAGCAACTTCTAAAGCAAAAGTGGATGTTCCTGAGACAAAATTAAAGAGTTGTCAAGGTAGGGATCAGCAACTTCATCAGCCAGGTGCTGGGATTGATTTGGTAGAGAATTGTCGGATAGCGGGTGATAGTCCAGTTGTGAAGACGAGCAAGAAGAGATCTAATCCTGCTTCATTAAGAGATGAGAAATATGAGCAAAGACTAGTACGTTGCTCTTCTGAGCAATCCCACGAGTCACAGATAAGCATTCAGTGCAATGAACGAACTCAATCAGCTAATGTTTCTCCATTGCCAGCTAAGCGATCAAAGGAAGAAGTTACCGGCCCACTGGCAAGGGAAGAATTGCAAGCTCGTCATTTGAAGGAACCTTGTGAGGGAGATGTTCAGCCTGGCACACAGGATGATTCTTCTGGCATGATTGAAAAGACAATGAGTATGTCGTCCCGTAGCAATCATCATGAAGAGGAATCGACGATTGGAAATGATAGAAGATTAACACCTCAATCTAGAACTGTTGTTAATGGAGATCCTTCTCAATTTTCAAAAGGTGAACAGCCAAATGAACCCAAACATGGTGGCCAAGACCGAGCACAACCTCTTATTGATTTCATTTGGAG GGGTAGTTTTAACATCTGGAACAAAGAGTATGAGACATTTTATGGACAAGCTCACCTTTCAGTTAAAGCATGCCAAAAGGTTTTTGAAGAAGCAAGTTTGCTTCCAGCTTCGCTTCAACTGGAAATGCTTCCAAAATCTGACTTATGGCCTAAGAGTTTCACTATATCAGAGCCGACTGATGATAACATTGCATTGTATTTTTTCCCATCGGACATAAG ATGGGAAAAGGTGTTTGATCAGTTGGTGGAGAAGATGATCAGTAACGAACTTGCTCTTCGAGCAATAGTAACTAATGCCGAGCTTTTGGTTTTCACTTCTACGGAACTACCCCTGCTATACTGGA GATTCCAGGGTAAGCACTACCTCTGGGGTGTTTTCAGAGCAAAGCGAGATTCCAGTAGGAATACTATGATGCCAAATGGGAAGAGAGAATCTGCGACTCATCCAACTCCTGGGAATGAATTGGCGGTCAAAGATGGTGGAGATGTCGCAAATGCCAAAACGTGGGATCAGAGTCCTCTTAGCCCTTTGAGCAACAATGCAAGCCTTGGGTCTGCCACTTCCTGA